The following proteins come from a genomic window of Crassostrea angulata isolate pt1a10 chromosome 1, ASM2561291v2, whole genome shotgun sequence:
- the LOC128192579 gene encoding uncharacterized protein LOC128192579, producing the protein MLELKGANCDEVKIKMSTMLKIKDIKDKEVKDLILPPSPSVRGVVLEVSDIEKAENSQYKDKFYAIIADETAAISVTIYDVQKQNKFIKGMAVVLMNILTKQNFIAVTSKTDVGICRPFTIPDDIRLHAPTLAGQTMTLKNALASPVKTLLTVKGKVVKLSPASKKRVEQNEVDFQEVMLKDTDSHATVAVWDKMVNTLQKGECVTITKCRVRLFNEQKRLTTTRSSQCEKLSYDETLLLVSDDEDDDVDNNGNWSNTPISDFKSGTITAVFDVDPYLACPTTSCNNTKLAPAESIQCMKCKNCGRNYGESACNNYIRATVMIEVEDSNKPPQKVAIFKPQIEKLFTSRGFTLPSSNDQTELLLKFFEIIPVDIKFHMINNTIKQLTCKRVA; encoded by the exons ATGCTAGAGCTGAAAGGCGCGAACTGCGACGAAGTGAAGATCAAGATGTCAACG ATGCTGAAAATAAAAGACATTAAAGACAAAGAAGTGAAAGATCTCATTCTGCCACCATCCCCTTCAGTGCGAGGGGTAGTGCTTGAAGTCAGTGACATTGAAAAAGCAGAAAATTCACAATACAAAGATAAATTCTATGCAATTATTGCTGATGAAACCGCAGCGATATCAGTAACAATCTATGATgtacagaaacaaaacaaatttattaaggGAATGGCTGTAGTTCTGATGAACATTCTTACGAAGCAAAATTTTATAGCTGTTACAAGCAAAACAGATGTAGGCATTTGCAGACCATTTACTATTCCTGATGATATCAGGCTTCATGCTCCAACCCTTGCTGGACAAACAATGACCTTAAAGAATGCACTTGCTTCACCTGTAAAAACGCTGCTTACCGTAAAGGGAAAAGTTGTTAAG CTGTCACCAGCAAGCAAGAAAAGGGTAGAACAAAACGAGGTAGATTTCCAAGAGGTCATGTTGAAAGATACAGACAGTCACGCAACAGTTGCAGTGTGGGACAAGATGGTGAATACACTACAAAAGGGAGAATGTGTGACCATTACAAAGTGCAGGGTCCGTTTGTTTAATGAGCAGAAACGCCTTACCACTACAAGATCATCCCAATGTGAG AAACTTTCATATGATGAAACTCTTCTGCTGGTGTCTGacgatgaagatgatgatgtGGACAATAATGGAAATTGGAGTAACACCCccatttctgatttcaagaGTGGAACCATCACCGCAGTGTTCGATGTCGATCCATACCTAGCGTGTCCCACTACATCATGCAATAACACGAAACTTGCCCCAGCTGAATCCATCCAATGCATGAAATGCAAAAACTGCGGGAGAAACTATGGGGAGAGCGCTTGCAATAACTACATACGTGCTACTGTTATGATTGAAGTAGAAGATTCTAACAAACCTCCCCAGAAAGTAGCAATATTTAAGCCTCAGATTGAAAAGCTGTTCACTTCAAGGGGTTTCACACTTCCTTCCAGCAATGACCAAACTGAGCTTCTCCtcaaattctttgaaataattccAGTTGACATCAAGTTTCACATGATAAATAACACTATCAAACAATTAACCTGCAAAAGAGTTGCATAA